The following coding sequences are from one Pyxidicoccus xibeiensis window:
- a CDS encoding PhzF family phenazine biosynthesis protein — protein MVATAKGRDVDFVSRYFTPQASIFEDPVTGSAHCSLVPYWAEKLGAVTYLEGHLTIHLEAL, from the coding sequence GTGGTTGCAACCGCCAAGGGGCGCGACGTCGATTTCGTATCGCGATACTTCACGCCTCAGGCCAGCATCTTCGAAGACCCTGTCACCGGCTCCGCGCATTGCTCGCTCGTGCCCTACTGGGCCGAGAAGCTGGGCGCCGTAACGTATCTCGAAGGGCACCTGACGATCCACCTCGAAGCCTTGTGA
- a CDS encoding SMI1/KNR4 family protein — protein MNTSAYWSDQLEGFVRYFERHTPWLPQAIAGASAARIEHAQRLAGTLFPPEYRAFLQTLGETRQGGLGPFLEHMKFGMDALEEFYSQPGLRPPRHAVFLWTYEFDAPYDIFLETQGGERDVRGLLQAGWSVDEDTGALLEEEPTLMPLDGSLLRFLYTEAFLKLRNPLLPHSLQLRDRRHAEESVAAQLRLRNGLEETAARFGFTAVPYADGNQVLYDRVDASLMLYAQPGANVVYVSSADERELGLLGEVLRDKLDLALWR, from the coding sequence ATGAACACGAGTGCGTATTGGAGCGACCAGCTGGAGGGCTTCGTTCGCTACTTCGAGCGGCATACCCCTTGGCTGCCGCAGGCGATTGCCGGTGCGTCGGCGGCTCGCATTGAACACGCACAACGCCTGGCCGGCACGCTCTTCCCGCCCGAGTACCGCGCCTTCTTGCAGACCCTGGGAGAGACACGCCAAGGCGGGCTCGGCCCATTCTTGGAGCACATGAAGTTCGGCATGGACGCGCTCGAGGAGTTCTACAGCCAACCCGGCCTGCGCCCGCCCCGCCATGCCGTGTTTCTCTGGACCTATGAGTTTGACGCACCCTACGACATCTTCCTCGAGACACAGGGCGGCGAGCGTGACGTCCGCGGCCTGTTGCAGGCGGGCTGGTCCGTTGACGAGGACACGGGCGCCTTGCTCGAGGAAGAGCCGACCTTGATGCCGCTCGACGGCTCGTTGCTGCGCTTCCTCTACACGGAGGCCTTTCTCAAGCTGCGCAACCCGTTGCTGCCGCATAGCCTGCAACTGAGGGACCGCCGACATGCCGAGGAGTCGGTCGCGGCTCAACTCAGACTCCGAAACGGACTCGAGGAGACAGCCGCGCGGTTCGGGTTCACGGCAGTGCCCTACGCAGATGGAAATCAGGTCCTCTACGACAGGGTCGATGCGTCGCTCATGCTCTACGCGCAGCCCGGCGCAAACGTCGTCTACGTCAGTAGCGCCGATGAGCGCGAGCTGGGATTGCTAGGGGAAGTGCTGCGCGACAAGCTCGACCTGGCGCTCTGGCGCTAG
- a CDS encoding methyltransferase, with the protein MDFQARLEALTHQLRPWSPLWSRSILQGWPESRAAYPEDWLAYARSLDEAGERQLDQGALVGVPPPSLGALLGALQELTSLPWHEGLHALTVAQTQGLSAKKTHELERVLALLAPRTRFIHQAVDIGGGMGHLARLCARTFGWTFHSIDRDAALQDKGRRWLARTQPPGGDTLHFIQASVEDGPQPRLDPLFSGRDRASIGLHTCGPLALTQLRKSQGAGFVLNIGCCYDKLQAPRDYPVSRFGGVHPLPFTPHALALTTRGRHHKTEVEFARMKRVYAWRFAFDLLSRQRFPERGFVRAGDAPRTLYAGSFAGYARDRLERLGLEPGMTDAELESFEESVRADTRDILLCHLLRDRFARALEVVLLLDRALLLEELGFQVELLQLFEPRLSPRNLALIASRVR; encoded by the coding sequence ATGGACTTCCAGGCGCGACTCGAGGCGCTCACGCACCAGCTCCGGCCCTGGTCCCCGCTCTGGTCCCGCTCCATCCTCCAGGGCTGGCCCGAGTCCCGCGCCGCCTATCCCGAGGACTGGCTGGCCTATGCCCGGTCGCTCGATGAAGCGGGCGAGCGGCAGTTGGACCAGGGCGCACTCGTGGGCGTCCCGCCTCCGTCCCTGGGCGCGCTCCTGGGCGCGCTCCAGGAACTGACGTCGCTGCCCTGGCACGAGGGCCTTCACGCGCTGACAGTCGCGCAGACGCAGGGACTCAGCGCCAAGAAGACCCACGAGCTCGAGCGGGTGCTCGCCCTGCTCGCGCCCAGAACGCGCTTCATCCACCAGGCGGTCGATATCGGCGGCGGCATGGGACATCTCGCCCGCCTCTGTGCGCGGACGTTCGGGTGGACCTTCCACAGCATCGATCGGGACGCCGCGCTGCAGGACAAGGGCCGGCGGTGGCTGGCGAGAACCCAGCCTCCGGGCGGGGACACCCTGCATTTCATCCAGGCCTCCGTCGAGGATGGGCCCCAACCGCGGCTCGATCCGCTCTTCTCCGGCCGGGACCGGGCCTCCATCGGGCTGCACACCTGCGGGCCGCTCGCCCTCACGCAGCTCCGCAAGAGCCAGGGGGCGGGCTTCGTCCTGAACATCGGCTGCTGCTACGACAAGCTGCAGGCCCCGCGGGACTACCCCGTCTCCCGCTTCGGGGGCGTGCATCCCCTGCCCTTCACCCCACATGCCCTGGCGCTGACGACGCGGGGACGGCATCACAAGACCGAGGTGGAGTTCGCGCGGATGAAGCGGGTGTACGCGTGGCGCTTCGCGTTCGACCTCCTGTCGAGGCAGCGCTTTCCGGAGCGCGGCTTCGTGAGGGCTGGGGACGCGCCCCGGACGCTCTATGCTGGAAGCTTCGCCGGCTACGCGCGCGACCGCCTGGAGCGCCTGGGCCTCGAGCCCGGCATGACGGACGCCGAGCTGGAGTCCTTCGAGGAGTCCGTTCGCGCCGACACGCGGGATATTTTGCTCTGCCATCTGCTGAGGGACCGCTTCGCAAGGGCGTTGGAGGTCGTGCTCCTGCTGGATCGCGCGCTCCTCCTCGAGGAGCTGGGCTTCCAGGTCGAGCTCCTCCAGCTCTTCGAGCCGCGCCTGTCTCCGCGCAACCTCGCGCTCATCGCGTCGCGGGTGCGATGA
- a CDS encoding VOC family protein, whose amino-acid sequence MDIRPAPRKQPLCALERRGKNHRQPMACGWLTDRFGLCWQVVPRNVEELVSHPKAMQAMMGMIKMDIAALEAAARES is encoded by the coding sequence GTGGACATCCGGCCTGCTCCCAGGAAGCAGCCCCTGTGTGCCCTTGAACGGCGGGGGAAGAACCACCGCCAGCCCATGGCGTGTGGCTGGTTGACCGACCGCTTCGGCCTGTGCTGGCAGGTGGTGCCACGCAATGTCGAGGAGCTGGTGAGCCATCCCAAGGCCATGCAGGCCATGATGGGCATGATCAAGATGGACATCGCAGCGCTGGAAGCCGCGGCGCGCGAGAGCTGA
- a CDS encoding glutathione S-transferase family protein, whose translation MTNNTLTVHHLGRSQSERIVWLCEELGLEYELKRYERRKDNRLAPPEYKALHPMGTAPIITDGQRVLGESGAIADYLIATHGQGRLAVMRGQPGFADYLYWFHFANGTLQPVVLQVRYLERVDPSEKNAALQAAKERFNLVFSTVEKRLGEAPYLAGPELTAADIMTVFSLTTMRLFKPYDLSPWPNILAYLQRIGARPAYQRAMQKADPDMTPLLGATP comes from the coding sequence ATGACGAACAACACGCTGACCGTGCATCACCTCGGGCGTTCCCAATCGGAGCGGATCGTCTGGCTTTGCGAGGAGCTTGGGCTCGAATATGAGCTGAAACGGTATGAGCGCCGGAAGGACAACAGGCTGGCGCCGCCGGAATACAAGGCCCTGCACCCGATGGGGACGGCGCCCATCATCACCGACGGGCAACGGGTGCTCGGCGAGTCCGGGGCAATCGCCGACTATCTGATCGCGACCCATGGCCAGGGACGGCTCGCAGTGATGCGCGGCCAGCCCGGCTTCGCCGACTATCTCTACTGGTTCCACTTCGCCAACGGGACCTTGCAGCCTGTCGTCTTGCAGGTGAGGTATCTGGAGCGCGTCGATCCTTCCGAGAAGAATGCGGCGCTGCAGGCGGCGAAGGAGCGGTTCAACCTCGTCTTCTCCACGGTGGAGAAGCGTCTGGGTGAGGCGCCCTATCTCGCCGGTCCGGAGCTGACGGCGGCGGACATCATGACGGTGTTCTCGCTGACCACCATGCGGCTGTTCAAGCCGTATGACCTCTCGCCGTGGCCGAACATTCTGGCCTATCTGCAGCGGATCGGCGCGCGCCCCGCCTATCAGCGCGCGATGCAGAAGGCGGACCCGGACATGACACCGTTGTTGGGGGCCACTCCATGA
- a CDS encoding sulfatase-like hydrolase/transferase: protein MGKPSSDAMTEMKSLYTSKGLPEKPDIIVILTDQERYPTHWDGFEDTLTSWLRLQRHGLTFERAYTSACMCTPSRGVMLTSNYSNLTGLAMTPSTLSYSDPRIPKLAALMQAQGYDVIWKGKWHLSSPADVMQWTQYDITNMQEQYGFSDWNPPDAGTVTGLSTYESWATAGSGTPGRVNAANDKRYLHKDGKGVEAHGFGEGAIEFLEARALGRKRKDAAAQRPFLMFMSFVNPHDINFFPWGWQSFGYGPEDLANLDIKLPPNAVDSLVTKPTIQTHIRDILNAGQPIIGQETLTGGAPPLPGDPRGGIQLDPANDIHNYIKFYAYMTRYANDRVNEFLDAVDEHGFTDDALIIRTSDHGEMGLSHGLREKVYNVYEETIHIPLVISNPRLFAEPQKTQALYAHVDFLPTLLDLAGGPGVYPLMKGKSLAPVILLPSPGVQDTVLFCYDDESAMISDLQFLCHIRAIRHGHFTYAVYFSPNLPGQYQYELYNLEADSLQMANLLYQPNQVTEPVKSLWAELQDKLNLKLIEAGQPPFPPVR, encoded by the coding sequence ATGGGAAAGCCGTCCAGCGACGCAATGACCGAAATGAAGTCCCTTTACACAAGTAAAGGCCTGCCGGAAAAGCCTGACATCATCGTCATTCTCACCGACCAGGAGCGCTACCCGACCCATTGGGATGGCTTTGAGGACACGCTCACGAGCTGGCTGCGGCTCCAGCGGCACGGCCTGACCTTCGAGCGAGCCTACACCTCCGCCTGCATGTGCACGCCCTCGCGCGGTGTGATGCTGACCAGCAACTACAGCAACCTCACCGGGCTGGCGATGACGCCCAGCACGCTGTCCTATTCCGACCCGCGCATCCCGAAGCTCGCGGCACTGATGCAAGCGCAGGGCTACGACGTCATCTGGAAGGGCAAATGGCACCTGTCCTCGCCAGCCGACGTCATGCAATGGACGCAGTACGACATCACCAACATGCAGGAGCAATACGGCTTCTCCGACTGGAACCCGCCGGATGCCGGCACGGTGACCGGCTTGTCCACCTACGAGTCCTGGGCCACCGCCGGCTCGGGCACTCCGGGCCGCGTCAATGCAGCCAATGACAAGCGCTACCTGCACAAGGACGGCAAAGGGGTGGAAGCCCACGGCTTCGGCGAGGGCGCCATCGAGTTCCTGGAGGCGCGGGCCCTCGGCCGGAAGAGGAAGGACGCCGCCGCCCAGCGGCCTTTCCTCATGTTCATGTCATTCGTGAACCCGCATGACATCAACTTCTTTCCCTGGGGCTGGCAGAGCTTCGGCTACGGCCCGGAGGACCTTGCCAATCTGGACATCAAGCTGCCGCCCAACGCGGTGGACAGCCTGGTGACCAAACCCACCATCCAGACCCATATCCGCGACATCCTGAACGCGGGGCAGCCAATCATCGGCCAGGAGACGCTGACCGGCGGCGCGCCCCCGCTACCGGGGGACCCCCGCGGAGGCATCCAGCTGGACCCGGCCAACGACATCCATAACTACATCAAGTTCTACGCCTACATGACGCGGTACGCGAACGACCGGGTCAACGAGTTCCTGGATGCGGTCGATGAGCACGGCTTCACCGATGACGCGCTGATCATCCGCACCTCGGACCACGGCGAAATGGGGCTGTCCCACGGCTTGCGGGAGAAGGTCTACAACGTCTACGAGGAGACCATCCACATTCCGCTGGTCATCTCGAATCCGAGGCTGTTCGCGGAGCCGCAGAAGACCCAGGCGCTCTACGCCCACGTGGATTTCCTGCCCACCTTGCTGGACCTGGCGGGCGGCCCCGGCGTGTACCCGCTGATGAAGGGCAAGAGCCTGGCACCGGTCATTCTCCTCCCCAGCCCCGGGGTGCAGGACACGGTGCTGTTCTGCTACGACGACGAGTCGGCGATGATCAGCGATCTCCAGTTCCTCTGTCATATCCGCGCGATCCGTCACGGCCACTTCACCTACGCCGTGTACTTCTCGCCGAACCTGCCGGGCCAGTACCAGTACGAGCTGTACAATCTGGAAGCGGACAGCCTGCAGATGGCCAACCTGCTGTATCAGCCGAACCAGGTCACCGAGCCGGTGAAGTCGCTCTGGGCCGAGCTGCAGGACAAGCTGAACCTCAAGCTGATCGAGGCCGGCCAGCCGCCGTTCCCGCCGGTCCGCTGA
- a CDS encoding AraC family transcriptional regulator, with translation MDLADLAELAARQLPRPDGRASQYVRPLKNLGILRHHQPTSFEAAIYEPVIILVLQGRKETVLGADSFPMGVGECLLASHDLPVIARVTKAPYLALLFAVELDTLRDLYEAMADAPPSAAQSCSLSVHTCDAKLVDALHRYLALAAAPTDAAALGPLVSREIHYRLATAPFGGMLRDLLRHDSHASAIARAIAQLRRDFRSPVEIPKLARSVGMSASSFHKHFKTITASSPLQYRKGLQLLEARRLLRAGTLSVSEAAFDVGYESAAQFSRDYRRKFGASPKHDLPAV, from the coding sequence ATGGACCTCGCGGACCTCGCCGAACTCGCAGCGCGCCAGCTTCCTCGCCCTGATGGCCGCGCCAGCCAGTACGTGCGGCCGCTGAAGAACCTCGGCATCCTCCGGCACCACCAGCCGACATCGTTCGAAGCGGCGATCTACGAGCCGGTCATCATCCTCGTCCTCCAGGGACGAAAAGAAACGGTACTGGGAGCCGATTCGTTTCCGATGGGCGTTGGCGAGTGTCTGCTCGCCAGTCACGACCTTCCAGTGATCGCACGCGTCACGAAAGCCCCATACCTCGCGCTGCTCTTCGCTGTGGAACTGGACACGCTGCGCGACCTGTACGAGGCAATGGCCGACGCGCCTCCCTCCGCCGCGCAGTCTTGCTCGCTCTCAGTCCACACCTGCGATGCGAAGCTCGTCGACGCGCTCCATCGCTATCTCGCACTCGCGGCTGCGCCGACGGATGCGGCGGCGCTGGGGCCGCTCGTCTCGCGCGAGATCCACTACCGGCTCGCGACGGCGCCGTTTGGCGGCATGTTGCGCGACCTGCTCCGCCATGACAGCCACGCCAGCGCGATCGCGCGAGCGATCGCCCAGCTGCGGCGGGACTTTCGATCGCCCGTCGAGATCCCCAAGCTCGCGCGCAGCGTCGGGATGAGCGCGTCTTCGTTTCACAAGCACTTCAAGACGATCACGGCGTCGTCACCGCTTCAGTATCGAAAGGGCCTGCAGCTCCTTGAGGCCCGCCGCCTGTTGCGCGCCGGCACGCTCTCGGTTTCCGAGGCGGCATTCGATGTCGGCTACGAGAGTGCCGCACAGTTCAGCCGCGATTACAGGCGCAAGTTCGGCGCCTCGCCGAAACACGACCTCCCGGCAGTTTGA
- a CDS encoding NADPH-dependent F420 reductase produces the protein MKIGILGVGHIGKTLALRLGAAGHDVKVANSRGPETIAAEVLASGARAVKVPEAVADVDVVILSIPLNRLPEVAPLMARVPRETVVIDTSNYYPVRDSRIDAIEAGQVESLWVVERLGRPVAKAWNSIGSSSFATKGMTSGSPGRIALPVAADREADRNVAMALVEDTGFDAVDAGTLAESWRQQPGAPCYCTDLTREQLPTALAAADAARLPKRRDLAVAAFQERMGDSTTNPDADFGVRISRALFM, from the coding sequence ATGAAGATCGGCATTCTCGGCGTTGGCCACATCGGCAAGACCCTGGCTCTCAGACTGGGTGCGGCCGGACATGACGTGAAGGTGGCCAACTCGCGCGGTCCGGAGACGATCGCGGCCGAGGTGCTGGCCTCTGGCGCACGCGCCGTCAAGGTCCCCGAAGCGGTGGCCGACGTGGACGTCGTCATCCTCTCGATTCCCCTGAACCGTCTCCCCGAGGTCGCGCCGCTGATGGCCCGCGTCCCACGCGAGACGGTGGTCATCGACACGTCGAACTACTATCCCGTGCGTGACAGCCGGATTGACGCCATCGAAGCCGGCCAGGTCGAAAGCCTGTGGGTCGTTGAGCGGCTGGGGCGGCCGGTCGCCAAGGCGTGGAACTCAATCGGCTCTTCCTCATTCGCAACCAAGGGAATGACCTCGGGGAGCCCGGGGCGCATCGCACTTCCCGTTGCGGCGGACCGGGAAGCGGATCGCAACGTGGCAATGGCGCTCGTCGAGGACACCGGGTTCGACGCAGTCGACGCGGGCACGCTTGCGGAGTCGTGGCGGCAGCAGCCAGGTGCCCCCTGCTATTGTACGGACCTCACTCGCGAGCAGCTGCCGACCGCGCTGGCAGCAGCCGACGCGGCGCGCTTGCCGAAGCGGCGCGACCTGGCCGTGGCGGCGTTCCAGGAACGGATGGGGGACAGCACCACGAATCCCGATGCGGACTTCGGAGTCCGCATCAGTCGCGCATTGTTCATGTGA
- a CDS encoding TetR/AcrR family transcriptional regulator, with protein sequence MSTGETEGRKPRADVLRNRASILEVAQRHFLAHGIGTSLESVAKEAGVGPGTLYRHFPTREALLAAVLQLRSEELVARRAEIARVADPDEALRQWMRTLEDYFSAFSGLPEPLMVAAREREPENPLTLPCDSLIATTNEYLKAAQLGGHARSSVRGYDLFLTAISVAWLKGTGAADDASLTAVRTIVETGYSSGSDQG encoded by the coding sequence ATGAGCACCGGGGAGACGGAGGGACGCAAGCCGCGGGCAGACGTACTGCGCAACCGAGCGAGCATCCTGGAAGTGGCACAGCGCCACTTCCTGGCGCACGGGATTGGCACCTCGCTGGAGTCGGTCGCCAAGGAGGCAGGCGTCGGGCCGGGCACCCTGTACCGCCACTTCCCCACGAGGGAGGCGCTGCTGGCGGCGGTGCTGCAGCTGCGCTCGGAGGAACTGGTCGCGCGCCGCGCGGAGATTGCTCGGGTCGCGGACCCCGATGAGGCGCTCCGGCAGTGGATGCGGACACTGGAGGACTACTTCAGTGCCTTCAGCGGCCTGCCTGAACCGCTCATGGTCGCCGCTCGGGAACGCGAGCCGGAGAATCCGCTGACCCTTCCGTGCGACAGCCTCATCGCCACCACGAACGAGTACTTGAAGGCCGCGCAGCTCGGGGGCCACGCGCGCTCCTCGGTCAGGGGCTACGACCTGTTCCTCACCGCGATTTCCGTCGCCTGGCTCAAGGGCACCGGCGCCGCCGACGACGCCTCGCTCACCGCCGTGCGCACCATCGTCGAGACCGGGTATAGCAGTGGCTCCGACCAGGGTTGA
- a CDS encoding WD40/YVTN/BNR-like repeat-containing protein yields MLVPFNPTAKTVGTPNAARCCDGKTGHPVVPVPEYSKTRSALPGGGTRPRGLKTHQNVDDNTLSDRGAEMARPELFFSDGVAIDGDQFFFGAGMHEHRDADSSVIGCLLDGEWGYHSVEEDFITSITFVRERAEVVALGKNGLVKHATPRKAQLAVDNMAGRFQAEQLPGAEEAGPMERVRAIGSAVFACGWAGQLYRRSGRVWEQFDLGKKGKNLNFMAIDGFSEHDVYAVGLKGIIWHFDGRQWRTIDSPTHQNLYDVRCLASGDLVACGAEGGVFRGSGPHLQSIGDPSFDGNCWAVEEFKGKLYLALSDNRLAVLRQGGLRDVKIHPKEPRTTYRLSATQDVLYSFGPFDIAMFDGRKWHDVICPENT; encoded by the coding sequence ATGCTCGTTCCGTTCAACCCGACGGCAAAGACCGTGGGCACGCCCAACGCGGCCAGATGCTGTGATGGGAAGACCGGTCACCCCGTGGTGCCGGTGCCGGAGTACTCGAAGACGCGCTCGGCGCTTCCCGGTGGCGGTACGCGTCCGCGCGGTCTCAAGACCCACCAGAACGTCGACGACAACACCCTGTCGGACCGCGGAGCCGAAATGGCCAGGCCTGAACTCTTCTTTTCCGACGGCGTGGCCATCGACGGCGACCAGTTCTTCTTCGGCGCAGGCATGCACGAGCACCGTGACGCTGATTCGTCCGTCATCGGCTGTCTGCTCGACGGCGAATGGGGCTACCACTCGGTCGAAGAGGACTTCATTACTTCGATTACCTTTGTGCGCGAGCGGGCCGAGGTGGTGGCCCTCGGCAAGAATGGGCTGGTCAAACATGCGACGCCCCGCAAGGCGCAGCTGGCAGTGGACAACATGGCCGGCCGGTTCCAGGCGGAGCAACTTCCAGGCGCCGAAGAGGCGGGGCCGATGGAGCGCGTCCGCGCGATCGGCTCAGCCGTCTTCGCGTGCGGCTGGGCCGGCCAGCTCTACCGTCGAAGCGGACGCGTGTGGGAACAGTTCGACCTCGGGAAGAAGGGCAAGAACCTCAACTTCATGGCGATCGATGGCTTTTCGGAGCATGACGTCTATGCGGTCGGGCTGAAAGGAATCATCTGGCACTTCGATGGCCGGCAGTGGCGAACGATCGACAGCCCGACCCACCAGAACCTCTACGACGTTCGCTGCCTCGCATCTGGTGATCTGGTGGCCTGCGGCGCGGAAGGTGGTGTCTTCCGGGGTTCGGGGCCACACTTGCAATCCATCGGCGATCCTTCCTTCGACGGCAACTGCTGGGCCGTGGAGGAATTCAAGGGCAAGCTCTACCTTGCGCTGTCGGACAACCGCCTGGCGGTCCTTCGCCAGGGTGGCCTTCGGGACGTCAAGATCCATCCGAAGGAACCGCGCACCACCTATCGCCTGTCGGCGACGCAGGATGTGCTGTACTCCTTCGGCCCGTTCGACATCGCGATGTTCGACGGCCGCAAGTGGCACGACGTGATCTGCCCGGAGAACACCTGA
- a CDS encoding NADPH-dependent F420 reductase, producing MTLRRLRSVHSSRQTKRNVMDIGIIGSGHIGGTLARQLTALGHRVSIANSRGPASLAALAAETGATAATVEQAARAHDVVIVTIPQKAVSELPRHVFAAASAVVVDTGNYYPSRDGRIAEIDGGLAESQWVAQMLGRPVVKAFNNIVANSLATRGVPAGTPGRVCLPVAGDDVRAKQVVLGLIEALGFDGLDAGTLADSWRQQPGTPAYCHDLGTAGLKAALAQADAGKIAHSRAEADEAARPYFAPTSARST from the coding sequence GTGACTTTGCGCCGGTTGCGGTCGGTCCACTCCTCTCGCCAAACGAAACGGAACGTCATGGACATCGGAATCATCGGTTCAGGTCACATCGGCGGCACGCTCGCGCGGCAGCTCACGGCGCTCGGGCACCGGGTGTCGATTGCCAACTCGCGTGGCCCCGCCTCGCTGGCCGCGTTGGCGGCCGAGACGGGCGCGACTGCAGCGACCGTGGAGCAGGCCGCTCGTGCTCACGACGTGGTCATCGTCACCATCCCGCAGAAGGCCGTGTCCGAGCTGCCGCGCCACGTGTTCGCCGCAGCGTCCGCGGTCGTGGTGGATACCGGCAACTACTACCCGTCGCGCGATGGCCGCATTGCCGAAATTGACGGAGGGCTGGCCGAGAGCCAGTGGGTGGCGCAGATGCTGGGCCGCCCCGTGGTGAAGGCATTCAACAACATCGTTGCCAACAGCCTGGCCACGCGAGGCGTACCCGCCGGTACCCCGGGCCGTGTCTGTCTCCCCGTCGCTGGCGACGACGTGCGTGCGAAGCAGGTGGTGCTGGGCCTCATCGAGGCGCTGGGCTTCGACGGCCTCGACGCCGGCACGCTCGCCGATTCCTGGCGGCAGCAGCCCGGCACACCGGCGTACTGCCACGACCTCGGTACGGCCGGGCTGAAAGCCGCGCTGGCGCAGGCCGATGCCGGGAAGATTGCACACTCCCGCGCTGAGGCTGACGAGGCCGCGCGTCCGTACTTCGCACCGACCTCGGCTCGCTCGACCTGA